The DNA segment ACGAACGCGATCAAGCAGCAGATGCTTTTTTCCTTCTCATTGCTCCACTTTTGATGGCCTCCCCATCCACATCAAGGCGTGCCCCTTTCCCAAAAGCATGTTTTTTGAAGAGAAATAAAGCTCTCTCACATTTCCCGCCATTTCTTTTATGTGTACAGTGTCAGAAACTGTATTTACTGTCAAGTGGTGGTTGAAAGCCTCTGTGCAACTCGAGAATGTGTATGTACCTATTTTTCATGTTggtttattttctatttttttttctcatgacaTGACCTGTCATAGCACTAACATTGTCTGTACCTATAGCATTGCCATCCGTGACCTCTTCTTTTATGTTCATTTCTGAAGTCTGGTTCTAGTACACTGTTTTTGATACGTGAGTGTATTTCCAAGTGATTTTGTGACATCTGTGCTGCCCTATGTCCTCTTGCCCTACATTTTGTCTTTCACTtgtaacaatgaaaaaaaaaattgcctatcTCTAAAGTGTGTTGATATCACAGTCATGCCCACCTCAGTACAAAACCTACTTACTCTCCCTTTCATCATAATAAGGCTTGCATATTTCCAGCTTGCCTACGCACAGCTAACACCATTTGAAAAATTCAAACTTCACATGATGAGAAAGTTCCATTTTACAATGAAAACTGATTGTCCTAATGAGACCATCGTTTATATTTGATAAGATAGCAGGTTCAAAATATAATTATCAACAcgagaacagcagcagcaacttctATTTTAACATGTTTTTCTTAGCAATTTTTGTTCTCATAATAAAACAAGAATGATTTTGTGTCCACTCTTTGGGAACTGTACGCAGGTACACTTGACTGAAATCTGCTGGCACCATGTCAAAGGTTACAGCCATCATGTGTAAGAGCCTCTACAGTTGAGTTGTTACAAACAGTGTTTCACACTTCTGCTTCAGTGTCGATGCAGCTGTTGGACAAGCTGGTATATCATAAGCAACCTCATGTACATTCCATGGAATTTGTCCTTTGAAAAAACATTTCCTTGCACAGATTTTATTCTTGTCTCGTGACAATCACACCAGTACTAGTTGAAATGCTGTTCGTGTTTTTTACTtgattgtccttttttttttctctctttcttttctttgttttgtgtgtTTACTTAGAAAAATGACTTGGGTTTGATCCTGTTGACTGTCCTGAATGAAAAATGCATAGTGAAATGCACAATGTTCATCGTATTCTCCTCCTCTTTCCATGACTGTACATTCCACTGTGAAGTCACGCCTTGAAAAGTAAAACTACTTTACTTCAGCTGACACTGTGTTGCTTTTCTTGAAAAATTGGCTGTTGTTGCGATGCCTGTTTCTCGAACCTAGACCGGcattactattgggtagcgtgacgTTGTCAGCAGGCTGCAGGCGTCTGGTAGACCATGGTGACCTCAtggcgcctgccagaccggcaaccactcgaaACAGCCACAGCAAATTAGGGATCCATCCTCCATTTCGATTAGGCATGGtttttgagcatcctttttgtcCGAGGTGTTACACGCCAAACGTAACACTGTGCAGTGCCATTGCTTGAATGCAATGTCCACTTGATGTTGGCGAACATAATTACAACGTGGAAGTGCTCCATATGTGAGCACAAACACAACTCAACTAGGAGCATGCGAGCAGAGTGCTAGTCATCTTTAGTGATGTTATTTTTTGCAAACTCCTTTTCCCTTGTAAAATTTCTGCTGCCATTTGCATCCCATGGTCACACTTACGTGCcaaagcaaacttgcagcaccAACAAATATATGCAAGCTAATTACTTCAAAAAAGATTGTCTAAATAAAGAAACTAAAGAAGTTTTGTTATATTCTTCAAAGTCTGGCATCCTTGCGAAATGAAAGAAGGACATTATACTTGCATTGAGCTGCCTGAAGACAACTTATGAATAAATAATCTAGTGCAGCGCCTGCTGCCAGACTCTGCTGTCTAAACCTTCATAGCAGCAAATACTGCTTTCTTCAAAAGAAACGGCACTTAGCAGCCCTAAGTGAAGTTCATATCCTAGATGATGTCCTAGGTCACAAGCGATGCCTACGGGAAGGAGCACTACTGTGTGGTCAGACGTGCCCCTAATGGATACCCCTGTGCACACCTATGGATGGTAAATTCTCCAAGGCCACAATTTTGTGTGACACAATGTCCAGCACACCATGTCACAGAGGCAATACACATCCAGTCAGTGTGTCTAAGGCTCGCATAATGTGCAAACTCAACCATTCTTTCCATCATATCTACTTGGTTTAAGCATTATAGAACATGATTTTAGGAGCAAATTTAGATGGGACAGAGTGAAAGACGAGACAAACACCTTTGTTTTCGTCCTGTgtattttgttctttccagccaAATCTGTGCCATAAAATCAAGTTCCATAATACTTGTAATCAACTAATCCATCTTACTTTAGGGTAGGCAATCCAGAGGCACTTATTTAAAATAATAGCGCAAGTGAatatctaaaaaagaaaaagaaagttttgtttTAGTTAGGTAACTAAAATTGTCATTTATTTCTGAATACAATTCAAtatcttatttatttctttatgaaGCTTTTATCTTGAAATGAGCAATTTCCTAAACAAAGTTATTGCTTGGCATACCCGCTTCTTTCAAGTGACTAGTGATATATACTCCTGTTGCATGAAAAGCAGGCAAGAACAAAAGGTTGTTTTTTAGCCAACGTTAACATTATCATCAATTGTTCTCTGGAAACAGTGAAAGCCTGCTATGAAGTAAATTCAGGCATTAGACAAGTTTGAAATGCAGCCACAAGCACACAGAGCATGTTGCTATAGTGTTGCTTATGAGGTAAATCATGTGCTGTTCGTTCTGGCGTCTTTCAAAGTTATTGGTCGTTTAGCTCCGTGCACTATAGACACTGTCCTACAGTTCCATGGAATTTTAACGATGAAAGCATTGCCTGAGTAAACGTCCTAGGAGCACTGTCCTACAATTCCGTGAACATTTAACGATGAAAGCATTGCCTGAGTAAACGTCCTAGGAGCATTCAATCTTTCACCACGATGCTACACAGTGCAACGGTTAAGAGGGTTCTACCAGCGTCGACTTTACTTTGCCGAGTGTGTGGCATAGCTGATGATAAAAGAGGGCCAGATAGCCAAACAGGAAGCAGAGAAAAGTAAAGTTGATTGTGTAGATAACTTCATGCCCTGTGGCTACTAATAGGCACCTCAGTAGGTTTCTACTGAAGTACAAGTGGGTAGTAAAGCATTGTTTTTACTTTAGTCTAAGTTATCTCAAAACATCAATTTTTCCTACATTTGCCCCATGATTTCAAAAATTGACTAAGCTAGAAAAATCATTGCCATGTATAGCTTACCAAATCATTGCATATGCCTACTATAGCAAAAATATAAAAATCCAATGAAAGGAATTATTTCTACAAAACATTCCATTATTATTATAGCTGGAAATTTTGGGACTTTAAGTAAAAGAATTATCCAGAAATAACTATATATCCCCGAACAAAAATTTTGAATACAATGATACCAGTACGACTATTTTCGCATGCTCAGTACCAAAGAAAACGGGTTGTGAACATGCCTAAAAATGCATGGTAGGTATAGGGCTTACCCTCTTCCCTTAAAGAGATGCATTCGAACCTCAATGTAACTAACAGAGATATAATGGATTATCAAGTATAACAGAGTAAACCTAAACATTGATTGGCCATGCTTATTGTGATGAGTACTGTTCTGCTATAATGAAACCAACAATACAATACAAGCAGCCATAGTGAAGTGAATATTTCTTCACTCGGCAGCTCACAGTGTTTTCTGTATATCTACAAGAAGCTTTCTTCACTTACATTTCCCATAGGGTCTACAATCGCTTTCACTAACACACAAAATGTATCTGACCTATTTATCCTTTGTAAACACTGTCACTAGAGGATTTCAACATGCATGACCAATTCTACAGCTTTGCATTAAAATGAAATTGAAAACGGTTAGTGTGGATGGTTAGTTTTTATTCCCAGACAAGATCTATTAACAAGATATTTGATGAGCTAGCACGAAAGTCTACCGTGAGGACTtgcgctttttgtttttcttgacgCCCTTGTGAGATGCTGACTTTCGAGACTTGCCTCGTCCCTGCTGAGCTTTCAGCTTCCGGATCGCTCTTTGGCTCATCCAAACAGGGTAAGAGCCATGCTCATCTCTCAGTGTCTTGGGATCATATTTCCGCACAGGCTTGTCAACGTCCATTTCTGTTGAGGCCTGCCCATCAGCTACGGCAGAAAGCATCCAGATTAAGCAAGCGTTGAAATAGCTGCACACACAGAGAAACATACACATACAGTGCTCACAGAATTAAATGCGACAGGGAAGCTTTAGGCAGAGCACTCCATATGTGCAGTTATTTGAGATTACAGAGTCATGTCCCAACAAATTTGATCACTAAAGGTGATGCAGACCCTTATCTAAGAGTGTGAGCCAAAATGACGATGTCACTCGAACTGCAGGTGGTGAAAATGAGTCTGCAAATTTGTTAGCCTTCAACTCACACATTTCATTCTATGAGCGCTGTacatatgcatgcatgcatgcaataaTCTTCGAAACTCATGACCCTTCAAGCAGTACTTCTAACAGAAAAAGTACAGTTGTGCTACATAATAATGGCCGATGACGAAGAAAATAAGTATTGCTACTCATCAGgtcttattatttattattaaaaaCAGGTCTTATTCAATTTATTGCAGCTATGTACATGAGTGACACCTCTAAGACAAAAGATTCCAAGCCAATATACTTGGGGCTAACTGACACACTACAGTCTACGttcgttacaacggacccacgtacaacagactttcagatATAAAGGACCATATTTGAGCCTTAaattgttctacctattttattaatgcaactaagTTTGCTTTTAAGGGACAgcgctacaacggactatcggctaGAGCGGATGAAATTAGCAGCAATTTTTATCAAAATCGGGTGCATAAAACGGACTTTTTCAGTGTTGAcacgggctggcaactgacttgggagggtcagccgacgatcccGGCTCAATATCTTGCGTGTGAGGGTtggaggaaagcggggcggaAGCAAGCCGTCTTTCACACAGGAGGCACGGGGGCGAGGGTTCTACTCCGGTGCCTGCTGTTAACAGTGCAGCCGCGCAggcactgtatcttgaaagcgatgtacGACGTGGACAAAGTGTGCAATCATGTGGGCCTCCTcttcaaagcgacctgcgatgtggacaaagagcgcccagtgccggtagcttcgtatgtgctatgcttgctgtgctttcgacgtttggttcgcattgaagcgagagacagcacgaaggtcaattcccttgctgctgctgccgcgcttatcttgcttaatttgctatcgcaatcgatgcttcaccttttgagaaaaactgcatttttttttttactttggacgttcgtcactcTGCAACAATGTTGTTAGACATCGCGACAAAAGTTAGTTTCGGAAGTAAGGCGTCTCGGATATTAAGGACTTTGGATAAAATGGATGTTTTTTGTCAGATTATCaaggtccgttgtaacgagagtcgactgtgcCATGTGGTGGTACAGCGCATACTAACAATAGTTTAATTTATGATTACAAGCACAGCTAGATGCGTGGAAGTCTCCATCTGGTGATGCGCTTTAATATAACAACATTAATAAGTTAAGATTTAGTAGTTACCAATGCTTTGTTCTCAATGAAATTTTACAACATGATTTTATTTGTCAGTCCACAATTTTCAATAGAAGCACCTTGCGTTGTTGTGAACTTTTTAATGCTAATAAGAAGCAGACAAAGAAAAAGACAACATGCTTTATCTCTTTATCTTATTAGTGTTAGCCTGTGTATTATTTGTGCTACAAAGTTCACATTACATCAAACCAATTTGCCCAAGATCATTTCAGAAGAGAGTAGGTTTTAGCATGTTTGTAATTCATTGTTATACAGAATACATAGCACAGGAAGAACAAAGGACAGGTTGAGACAGGACAAGAGCAGATTTTGAACTAAGGTTTTATTGCGGATCCTGAGCATCTATGTATACACACATCTGAATCTGCAAATGGAAAGACCTGACATAGAAGACAGCAAACTGCCCCGTGCTGACTGTGCCAAGAAGTCAAGCTCTTTCTTTGCAAAGTTACAGAAGGCATATTGACGCATACATCTCCTGCTCATGCAATCTCAATGACTTTAATGATTTCCATAGTCACGCTGTTATGATAGCGACACAAAAGTCTGATCAAAAAGAGGATGGCAAAATGGTTTTGCATCAAATTTTTTACAATGTGCAGCCAGTTGGCCGTCAGCAGGAATGTTGCCGACATCATTGTAGTGCTCTTGCAGATGCACGTTCAAGCATTTGCCAGTATGACCTATGTAGTGTCTTCCACATGAGAGTGGAATTTTGTAAGCAACGCCCCTTCTGCAGGGTACGTAGGCATCTCTGTGTTTGATAGTGCACTCTGGTTTCCGCTTTCTTGTGGGACAGTTtagttgaaaaaaataaaaataaggcctaaattgaaagtcagcgcttgtcctgtttGGATCTGTCTGCTCCATAGCACGCCCTAGCATGGTGATAGGCACGCTCTTGCGCTCGCACCTTCCCCTGTTGCCCTTACCCTTGTAGATAGGGTGGCTCTAAAGCACTTTGCGCAAGCCACTGGGATCACTTCTGTTCGGACAATCATGGAACGAACGATTCCATTCTGTCAGCGAGGTTGCCTTGCCATGAACATGACATAAATGGCGACAAGGATGCCAACCGTACCCTGGGATAACGCCCCCTGAAGACCTTCAGCACCCGGAGCAAGAACAGCGCCTATGCTATTGTCAACAACTTAGCCTTGGCCAGTTTTGGGCAAGTTGAACATTTTGATGAGTCTGTAAGTGACTTGTACTCATACGAAGAGCGATTACTGTCTTATTTCCATGCAAATATGATAGCAGAAGAATTAAAGGCTGATGTGTTTGCAGCTTTATTAGGCCAAAGACTTACACACTTCTGAAATCCTTGACCGTTCCCGAAACGTCTTCAAGCAAGCCGTTAGAAATGCTTCTTATGCTACTTCGGAACCATTTGTCTCCAGAACTGTCCATTATTGGTGAAAGCCCAGTTTCATTGCGGGTCACAGAAAGAAACCGAGACCATACAAAAGTTTGTGGCTGAGATACAACACCTTGCTCAAACATGTGACTTCGGTGAATTCTTGGAACAATCTTTGCCCGACCAGTTTGTTTTTGGCCTTCAGCGCGTCAATATTCAGCCACATCTGTTCACCGAAGATAAAGTTTTAACTTTCCAGAAGGCTATCGAGCTACCTTTGGCAATAGAAGTGGCGCTGAATAATGCAGCAAGAACGaatgtactatcgcgctcagtatgagctacaccgcGCAAGCACGTGGCCGTGCGCTCGGTATGGTCGTACACTGGCCCCGGTAGTGGCGGGTTTTCGAGCTATCTGGAGAGGGTGAGCAAGCTCGCAtcacctccacttgcttgctttcCCCTTCACCCtcgtttaggctggttttgatATCTGTTTCGAAAATGATAACTGTAGCCGTAGGTCGATGCCCAAACTTCGTAATCGGGTCCGAGTCGGTCCGCACAGTGGGTGTTATCTGGTGTGTCAGATTGATAAAAAGGAATACGTTCGTCAGCTCGCAAAATGTCCCGGGTGCCCAACAGTCCTCTATACTTCTTAATTCATCTCAGGTTTTAGCATTTACAGCACGCAAGCTGTCTTAGCGCGCGCCAATTTTGTTTTTATTCGGGCTGAATATATCTTTGACTGATCACACGACTC comes from the Dermacentor variabilis isolate Ectoservices chromosome 2, ASM5094787v1, whole genome shotgun sequence genome and includes:
- the LOC142571615 gene encoding protein LLP homolog, translated to MAKSLRSKWKRKMRAKKRERYSVKELAKLKEMLAAAATSKSDVDMSDTCTIVDGKQVADRAVESSDPSGTQADGQASTEMDVDKPVRKYDPKTLRDEHGSYPVWMSQRAIRKLKAQQGRGKSRKSASHKGVKKNKKRKSSR